One Actinomyces respiraculi DNA window includes the following coding sequences:
- a CDS encoding extracellular solute-binding protein — protein MSTLMMSRRHALGGVFALGLAATLAACGGSRPGAGGRANAWALTGGPEQTFRDSFDRWNAAHADQQIATEYFANDAYKEKIRTAVGAGNAPTLLYNWAGGTLLDYVNNGQVIDLTEVTAAAQDRIIPSILEVGKVDGKVYALPNNNAQPVLLYYSKPVFEKVGATVPTTWDEVMALIPVLKEAGYIPFAEAGASQWPYLMWIQYLTDRIGGPEAFNAVVAGEAGAWSHPAFAEALTKIQDMVKAGGLGDSYGSVDADSGADIALIHTGRAAMLLQGSWVYANFLKDAPDFMAADSLGYATFPAVTGGAGDASNITGNPANYWSVSAGDEAAQKIVIAYLNEELHNDSYVKALVDGGTIPPSRDAEAVIRASEHADYLSFGYDLVKNAGNFQMSWDQALPSAQAQELLTNLSQVFLLQQTPEEFVQKMNAALA, from the coding sequence ATGTCCACACTCATGATGTCCCGACGCCACGCCCTCGGTGGAGTCTTCGCCCTCGGCCTTGCCGCCACCCTCGCCGCCTGCGGTGGCTCGCGGCCGGGTGCGGGCGGCCGTGCCAATGCCTGGGCCCTTACCGGTGGTCCCGAGCAGACCTTCCGCGACTCCTTCGATCGGTGGAACGCCGCCCACGCGGACCAGCAGATCGCCACCGAGTACTTCGCCAACGACGCCTACAAGGAGAAGATCCGTACCGCCGTCGGCGCTGGCAACGCCCCTACCCTGCTGTACAACTGGGCGGGCGGCACCCTGCTCGACTACGTCAACAACGGCCAGGTCATCGACCTCACCGAGGTCACGGCCGCCGCGCAGGATCGCATCATCCCGTCCATCCTCGAGGTCGGCAAGGTGGACGGCAAGGTCTACGCCCTGCCGAACAACAACGCCCAGCCCGTGCTCCTCTACTACTCGAAGCCGGTGTTCGAGAAGGTCGGCGCCACAGTCCCGACCACCTGGGACGAGGTCATGGCCCTCATCCCCGTGCTCAAGGAGGCCGGCTACATCCCCTTCGCCGAGGCCGGTGCCTCACAGTGGCCGTACCTCATGTGGATCCAGTACCTCACGGACCGCATCGGCGGCCCCGAGGCCTTCAACGCCGTCGTGGCGGGCGAGGCGGGAGCATGGTCCCACCCGGCCTTCGCCGAGGCCCTGACGAAGATCCAGGACATGGTCAAGGCCGGTGGGCTCGGGGACTCCTACGGCTCCGTCGACGCCGACTCCGGCGCCGACATCGCCCTCATCCACACGGGCAGGGCCGCGATGCTGCTGCAGGGTTCCTGGGTCTACGCCAACTTCCTCAAAGACGCCCCCGACTTCATGGCGGCCGACAGCCTCGGCTACGCCACCTTCCCCGCCGTGACTGGTGGCGCCGGCGACGCCTCCAACATCACGGGCAACCCGGCCAACTACTGGTCCGTCTCCGCCGGGGACGAGGCTGCGCAGAAGATCGTCATCGCCTACCTCAACGAGGAGCTGCACAACGACAGCTATGTCAAGGCCCTTGTCGACGGCGGCACCATCCCGCCGTCGCGCGACGCCGAGGCGGTGATCCGGGCCTCCGAGCACGCCGACTACCTGTCCTTCGGCTACGACCTCGTCAAGAACGCCGGAAACTTCCAGATGTCCTGGGACCAGGCGCTGCCCTCCGCCCAGGCGCAGGAGCTGCTCACCAACCTGTCTCAGGTGTTCCTCCTCCAGCAGACGCCGGAGGAGTTCGTCCAGAAGATGAACGCGGCCCTGGCATGA
- a CDS encoding LacI family DNA-binding transcriptional regulator, with translation MARPRSCAPTQTTIAEAVGVSVPTVSKALRDDPTISKRTRALVHATASRLGYTSPASSASSGATSSPSPDTAPTPHTRHRVSIVCDTINNAYTGELLAGMLAAARTLDVILQIDHLGVAADVLDDEDSAEQAASALARLATGNADALILVTTPVDSRTLERSLERGQPILAIDPATTPPAGLVTLAATNWRGGVQATEHLIGLGHRRIGVICGPQRSLPTIERLAGFRHACSAADIEPDDSLILPGRYDYESGLEAGGALLDLAEPPTAIFAMNDVIAVGVLEAARRRNVHVPEDLSVIGFDDTSVARMSSPRLTVIRQPLHEIGSEAVHAVVRALGRGRVSGSPIEMQTSLVTRSSTAPAPR, from the coding sequence ATGGCACGTCCGCGCTCCTGCGCGCCCACGCAGACCACCATCGCCGAGGCTGTCGGCGTCTCCGTGCCCACCGTCTCCAAGGCCCTGAGGGATGACCCCACCATCTCCAAGCGCACCCGCGCCCTCGTGCACGCGACCGCCTCGCGCCTGGGCTACACGTCCCCGGCCTCATCGGCCTCCAGCGGCGCCACCAGCAGCCCCTCCCCCGACACCGCCCCCACCCCACACACCCGGCACCGCGTCTCCATCGTCTGCGACACGATCAACAACGCCTACACGGGCGAGCTCCTCGCGGGCATGCTCGCCGCCGCGCGCACCCTGGACGTCATCCTGCAGATCGACCACCTGGGGGTGGCCGCTGACGTCCTTGACGACGAGGACAGTGCCGAGCAGGCCGCCAGCGCTCTCGCCCGGCTGGCCACCGGGAACGCCGACGCCCTCATCCTCGTCACCACCCCCGTCGACAGCCGGACTCTCGAGCGCAGCCTCGAGCGGGGTCAGCCGATCCTGGCCATCGACCCCGCCACCACGCCACCAGCGGGCCTCGTCACCCTCGCAGCCACCAACTGGCGCGGCGGGGTCCAGGCCACCGAGCACCTCATCGGGCTGGGGCACCGACGCATCGGTGTCATCTGCGGGCCACAGCGGTCCCTGCCGACCATCGAGCGCCTCGCCGGTTTTCGTCACGCCTGCTCCGCCGCCGACATCGAGCCCGACGACTCCCTCATCCTGCCCGGCCGCTACGACTACGAGAGCGGCCTCGAGGCCGGCGGTGCCCTGCTCGACCTGGCCGAGCCTCCCACCGCCATCTTCGCCATGAACGACGTCATCGCCGTCGGAGTCCTCGAAGCCGCCCGTCGGCGCAACGTCCATGTGCCCGAGGACCTGTCCGTCATCGGCTTCGACGACACCTCGGTCGCCCGCATGAGCTCGCCGCGCCTGACCGTCATCCGCCAGCCCCTGCACGAGATCGGCTCGGAGGCGGTGCACGCCGTCGTGCGGGCACTCGGACGCGGGAGAGTGAGCGGCAGCCCCATCGAGATGCAGACCTCTCTCGTCACACGCTCCTCGACGGCGCCCGCCCCCCGCTGA
- a CDS encoding NAD(P)-dependent alcohol dehydrogenase — protein MTTTAEQRPATMRAQVLLRAGTVEIQRRPVPVPDPDQVLVKIESVGVCGSDIHYYQHGRIGDFVVEKPMVLGHEAAGTIVAVGSDVEPARVGRRVSIEPQRSCRVCEFCKRGEYNLCPHIEFYATPPIDGCFSEYALIQDDFAHEIPDSMSFDAGALLEPLSVAIASARKARLTVGTTVLIAGAGPIGVVVAQVARAYGASQVVVTDPVEARRRMAVEVGATEAHAPGAAELNGRVFEAFFDATGVTTAVVDGIKRVKAGGSAVIIGMGDDDMLLPVSYITSHEVNVTGIFRYNNTWPTAIELVASGKVDLDRLATDHYGLDEAETPLSCGPAPTTLKSMVHPGR, from the coding sequence ATGACCACCACAGCCGAGCAGCGCCCCGCCACCATGCGCGCCCAGGTCCTCCTGCGCGCCGGGACCGTTGAGATTCAGCGGCGTCCGGTCCCCGTCCCCGACCCGGACCAGGTCCTGGTGAAGATCGAGTCCGTCGGCGTGTGCGGCTCCGACATCCACTACTACCAGCACGGGCGGATCGGTGACTTCGTCGTCGAGAAGCCGATGGTCCTCGGGCACGAGGCCGCCGGCACCATCGTCGCCGTCGGCTCCGACGTTGAGCCGGCTCGCGTGGGACGGCGCGTGTCCATTGAGCCGCAGCGCTCGTGCCGCGTGTGCGAGTTCTGCAAGCGCGGCGAGTACAACCTCTGCCCACACATCGAGTTCTACGCCACCCCGCCCATCGACGGCTGCTTCAGCGAGTACGCCCTCATCCAGGACGATTTCGCCCACGAGATCCCCGACTCCATGTCCTTCGACGCCGGCGCCCTGCTCGAGCCGCTCAGCGTCGCCATCGCCTCGGCCCGCAAGGCCAGGCTCACGGTCGGCACCACGGTCCTCATCGCCGGCGCCGGCCCGATCGGGGTCGTCGTCGCCCAGGTCGCCAGGGCCTACGGAGCCTCGCAGGTCGTCGTCACCGACCCGGTTGAGGCGCGCCGTCGGATGGCGGTCGAGGTCGGCGCCACCGAGGCCCACGCGCCCGGCGCCGCGGAGCTCAACGGCCGGGTCTTCGAGGCCTTCTTCGACGCCACCGGCGTCACCACAGCGGTGGTGGACGGCATCAAGCGAGTCAAGGCCGGGGGCTCGGCCGTCATCATCGGCATGGGCGACGACGACATGCTCCTGCCGGTCTCCTACATCACGAGCCACGAGGTCAACGTCACCGGCATCTTCCGGTACAACAACACCTGGCCCACCGCTATTGAACTGGTGGCCTCAGGCAAGGTGGATCTTGACCGTTTGGCCACCGACCACTACGGCCTCGATGAGGCCGAGACGCCGCTGAGTTGCGGGCCCGCGCCGACGACGCTCAAGTCCATGGTCCACCCGGGCCGCTGA
- a CDS encoding xylulokinase, with product MSATLVAGVDSSTQSCKIVIRDAATGALVREAKASHPEGTEVHPDEWWRALGEVVDAVGGLDDVAALSVGGQQHGMVLLDADGEVIRPALLWNDTRSAQAARDLIHELGHGDEAVGRRAWADAVGSVLVASLTITKLRWLADHEPDNAARIAAVCLPHDWLTWKLSGATSMRTLTTDRSDASGTGYFDAVTNTYRRDLLALALRLSREEAEAIVLPRVVGPHEVALRGGHDVLGRDLSHLALGPGCGDNAGAALGLGLRPGQTSVSLGTSGVVAAVSATPTHDASGLVTGFADATGAFLPLACTLNGARVLDAAKKVLGVTYAEFDEIALAAEPGAGGLVHVPYLEGERTPNLPGATGTLTGMTLANLTPGNYARAAVEGLLCLMGACVDAVRAQGVDVAEVALVGGGVKWVSARTLAPAVLGVPVDVPEPGEYVADGAAKQAAWVLAGGEEPPVWELADVEHLVAEPQPQVRAAYDAAAAAVLAQHA from the coding sequence ATGAGCGCTACCCTCGTCGCCGGCGTCGACTCCTCGACCCAGTCCTGCAAGATCGTCATCCGCGACGCCGCCACCGGCGCCCTCGTGCGCGAGGCCAAGGCCTCCCACCCCGAGGGCACCGAGGTCCACCCCGACGAGTGGTGGCGCGCCCTGGGGGAGGTTGTCGACGCCGTCGGCGGCCTCGACGACGTCGCCGCCCTGAGCGTGGGCGGCCAGCAGCACGGCATGGTCCTGCTCGACGCCGACGGCGAGGTCATCCGCCCCGCCCTGCTGTGGAACGACACCCGTTCCGCCCAGGCCGCCCGCGACCTCATCCACGAGCTCGGCCACGGCGACGAGGCGGTCGGCCGCCGGGCCTGGGCCGACGCCGTCGGCAGTGTCCTCGTCGCCTCCCTCACCATCACCAAGCTGCGCTGGCTCGCGGACCACGAGCCCGACAATGCCGCCCGCATCGCCGCCGTGTGCCTTCCGCACGACTGGCTCACCTGGAAGCTGTCCGGCGCGACCTCGATGAGGACTCTCACCACCGACCGCTCCGATGCCTCCGGCACCGGCTACTTCGACGCGGTGACCAACACCTACCGCCGTGACCTGCTCGCCCTCGCGCTGCGCCTGAGCCGGGAGGAGGCCGAGGCCATCGTTCTGCCCCGCGTCGTCGGCCCCCACGAGGTCGCCCTGCGGGGCGGGCACGACGTGCTCGGACGCGACCTGTCCCACCTGGCGCTGGGCCCCGGCTGCGGCGACAACGCCGGCGCCGCGCTCGGGCTGGGCCTGCGCCCCGGACAGACGAGCGTCTCCCTGGGCACGAGTGGCGTCGTCGCCGCCGTCTCGGCCACCCCCACCCATGACGCCTCCGGGCTCGTCACCGGCTTCGCGGACGCCACCGGGGCCTTCCTGCCGCTGGCCTGCACCCTCAACGGCGCCCGCGTGCTCGACGCCGCCAAGAAGGTCCTGGGCGTGACCTACGCCGAGTTCGACGAGATCGCCCTGGCCGCCGAGCCCGGTGCGGGCGGTCTCGTCCACGTGCCCTACCTCGAGGGCGAGCGCACCCCCAACCTGCCCGGGGCCACCGGCACCCTTACAGGCATGACGCTGGCGAACCTCACCCCCGGCAACTACGCGCGCGCCGCCGTCGAGGGGCTGCTGTGCCTCATGGGCGCCTGCGTGGACGCGGTGCGGGCACAGGGCGTCGACGTCGCCGAGGTCGCCCTTGTGGGCGGGGGCGTCAAGTGGGTCAGCGCCAGGACCCTCGCCCCCGCCGTTCTCGGCGTCCCGGTGGACGTGCCCGAGCCGGGGGAGTACGTGGCCGACGGCGCCGCCAAGCAGGCCGCCTGGGTTCTCGCGGGGGGCGAGGAGCCGCCGGTGTGGGAGCTGGCCGACGTCGAGCACCTGGTCGCCGAGCCCCAGCCCCAGGTGCGCGCCGCCTACGACGCCGCTGCCGCCGCCGTCCTCGCCCAGCACGCCTGA
- the xylA gene encoding xylose isomerase, giving the protein MPGRRARGGATVVRKPTKEDKFSFGLWTVGWLAADPFGDRTRAALKPWEYTEKLAELGAWGITFHDNDVFPFDATDAERAEIIAKLKDTCDATGLTIEMVTTNTFTHPIFKDGGLTNNDRSIRRFGLRKLLRNVDLAAELGATTFVMWGGREGAEYDSSKDVNAAMERYKEGLDTVAQYIKDKGYNLRIGLEPKPNEPRGDIFLPTVGHALALIAELDNGDVVGLNPEVGHEQMAGLNYTHGIAQALNAGKLFHIDLNGQKGLKYDQDLVFGHGDLLSAFFTADLIVNGFPNGGPRYDGPIHFDYKPSRTDGMDGVWESAAANMEMWLQLAEKAKAFRADPEVQEALRLSGIYELGEPTLAEGESLEDFVADRSAYEDFDTEAAAARDYHYVDLYQKAVMHLIG; this is encoded by the coding sequence ATGCCGGGGCGTCGAGCTCGAGGAGGAGCGACCGTGGTCCGTAAGCCCACCAAGGAAGACAAGTTCTCGTTCGGTCTGTGGACCGTCGGCTGGCTGGCGGCCGACCCCTTCGGCGACAGGACCCGCGCCGCCCTCAAGCCCTGGGAGTACACCGAGAAGCTCGCCGAGCTCGGTGCCTGGGGCATCACCTTCCACGACAACGACGTCTTCCCCTTCGACGCCACCGACGCCGAGCGTGCCGAGATCATCGCCAAGCTCAAGGACACCTGCGACGCCACCGGCCTGACCATCGAGATGGTCACCACCAACACCTTCACCCACCCGATTTTCAAGGACGGCGGGCTGACCAACAACGACCGCTCCATCCGCCGCTTCGGCCTGCGCAAGCTCCTGCGCAACGTCGACCTCGCCGCCGAGCTCGGCGCCACGACCTTCGTCATGTGGGGCGGGCGCGAGGGCGCCGAGTACGACTCCTCCAAGGATGTCAACGCGGCCATGGAGCGCTACAAGGAGGGCCTGGACACCGTCGCCCAGTACATCAAGGACAAGGGCTACAACCTCAGGATCGGCCTCGAGCCCAAGCCCAACGAGCCCCGCGGCGACATCTTCCTGCCCACCGTCGGCCACGCCCTCGCCCTCATCGCCGAGCTCGACAACGGCGACGTCGTCGGCCTCAATCCCGAGGTCGGCCACGAGCAGATGGCGGGCCTCAACTACACCCACGGCATCGCCCAGGCCCTCAACGCCGGCAAGCTCTTCCACATCGACCTCAACGGCCAGAAGGGCCTGAAGTACGACCAGGACCTCGTCTTCGGCCACGGCGACCTGCTCAGTGCCTTCTTCACCGCCGACCTCATCGTCAACGGCTTCCCCAACGGTGGCCCGCGCTACGACGGCCCGATCCACTTCGACTACAAGCCCTCGCGCACCGACGGCATGGACGGCGTGTGGGAGTCCGCCGCCGCCAACATGGAGATGTGGCTCCAGCTCGCCGAGAAGGCCAAGGCCTTCCGCGCCGACCCCGAGGTTCAGGAGGCCCTGAGGCTGTCCGGCATCTACGAGCTGGGCGAGCCCACCCTCGCCGAGGGCGAGTCGCTGGAGGACTTCGTGGCCGACCGCTCCGCCTACGAGGACTTCGATACCGAGGCCGCCGCCGCCCGCGACTACCACTACGTCGACCTCTACCAAAAGGCCGTCATGCACCTTATCGGCTGA
- a CDS encoding ROK family transcriptional regulator: protein MVTSNWTPTPMSAPSASTPPATASARQSTLRTANLALVARKVLSSHEPISRADVAATTGMTRSTASRLVDDLVDAGILAELAPTPASGPGRPAVPLAPPHGTFVALGLEVNVTHMVVRAIDLSGEMLAERIVLDDFTGSDPAVVLTRLSDLLADVLALDAVDQARLVGAALALPGLVSDGVLLRAPNLGWFQVRPTDHLDAVLAAAGLALLVGNEANFGALTVGRERPTSAYQHPSYIYLSGENGIGAGIVREGRVIIGTSGFAGEIGHVQVDPAGPLCSCGNHGCLERYAGRRVILRAAGLTDDDSPETLVAAYEAGEARAVGAVEAAAHALGVGLSGAINLLDIPVVVLGGHLAPLTRILRPLLTAELEQRVLASSWSVPEVVQADGDQMPGATGAAWTLLEQVVADPVAWMEAD, encoded by the coding sequence GTGGTCACCAGTAACTGGACCCCGACACCGATGTCGGCGCCGTCCGCCTCGACTCCGCCCGCAACCGCGTCGGCACGCCAATCGACGCTGCGCACGGCAAACCTCGCGCTCGTCGCCCGTAAGGTACTGTCCTCCCACGAGCCGATCTCCCGCGCCGACGTCGCCGCCACCACCGGTATGACCCGCTCGACGGCCTCGCGCCTGGTTGACGACCTTGTCGACGCCGGCATCCTCGCCGAGCTCGCCCCGACCCCTGCCTCGGGCCCCGGGCGCCCGGCCGTCCCCCTCGCCCCACCGCACGGCACCTTCGTCGCGCTCGGCCTGGAGGTCAACGTCACCCACATGGTGGTGCGCGCCATCGACCTGTCGGGCGAGATGCTGGCCGAGAGGATCGTCCTCGACGACTTCACCGGCTCCGACCCCGCCGTCGTCCTGACCCGCCTGTCCGATCTGCTCGCCGATGTCCTCGCGCTCGACGCCGTCGACCAGGCCCGTCTCGTCGGCGCCGCGCTGGCACTGCCCGGGCTCGTGTCCGACGGCGTTCTGCTGCGCGCCCCCAACCTCGGCTGGTTCCAGGTGCGCCCCACCGACCACCTCGACGCCGTGCTCGCAGCCGCCGGCCTGGCGCTGCTCGTGGGCAACGAGGCGAACTTTGGCGCCCTCACCGTGGGCCGCGAGCGCCCCACCTCCGCCTACCAGCACCCCTCCTACATCTACCTGTCCGGGGAGAACGGCATTGGCGCGGGGATCGTGCGCGAGGGTCGTGTCATCATCGGGACCTCAGGCTTCGCCGGGGAGATCGGGCACGTGCAGGTCGACCCCGCGGGCCCCCTGTGCTCCTGCGGCAACCACGGCTGCCTCGAGCGCTACGCCGGACGTCGCGTCATCCTGCGTGCCGCGGGCCTCACCGACGACGACTCCCCCGAGACGCTGGTCGCCGCCTACGAGGCCGGTGAGGCCCGGGCGGTGGGAGCCGTCGAGGCGGCCGCGCACGCGCTGGGCGTGGGCCTGAGCGGCGCGATCAACCTGCTCGACATCCCGGTGGTGGTCCTGGGCGGCCACCTCGCCCCGCTCACGCGGATCCTGCGGCCCTTGCTGACCGCGGAGCTGGAGCAGCGCGTGCTGGCCTCCTCCTGGTCCGTGCCCGAGGTGGTGCAGGCCGACGGCGACCAGATGCCGGGCGCGACCGGCGCGGCCTGGACCCTGCTCGAGCAGGTCGTCGCCGACCCCGTCGCCTGGATGGAGGCCGACTGA
- a CDS encoding glycoside hydrolase family 31 protein yields MEYVVIADGLEIRHAHEVLRIEQWGRDSVRVRAAQHAIPAADVGALEERPTGLPAAAVSETDDGRLRLVAGGLTVEARIDAGDGKPTVMLSFLRTADGSELLAEQREHFWWPGARVFYGQRSGLFEIHQQFKAYEGERIYGLGQHQHGRLDHKGLVIDLVQRNTEVSIPFYLSNRGYGFLWNNPAVGRVELADGSTRWVADAAPALDYWLTAGATPSDIMSNYADAVGHAPQLPEWASGFWQCKLRYLGQEEILDVAREYKRLGLPLSVIVTDFFHWTAMGDFAFDPQEYPDPAAMMAELDELGVRLMVSIWPTISPLSSNYDEMASKGLLVGTDQGIEFHQSIHDKKMPRDLPVAFYDPTNPRAREYVWQAVKKNYYDLGVTVWWLDACEPELNPGHPKNLSFYSGPGSAVANTYPRDNAKAFYDGMTAAGEPPTVLLCRSAWAGQAKYGAAVWSGDIPPTWESLARQIRAGLSIGMSGIPWWTTDIGGFHGGDPSDEAYRELYARWFAFGAYCPLFRLHGHRDPRGELGSPMSGGPNEVWSYGERCLEISREHMDLRERLRPYISRVMHEAAELGTPAMRALFLEFPEDERAWEVEDEFLLGPDLLVVPVTAPGVMYQDAYLPAGARWVEIHTGETYDGGQTVTVPAPYEYIPAFRREGAEIGV; encoded by the coding sequence ATGGAATACGTTGTTATCGCGGACGGACTGGAGATCCGGCACGCACACGAGGTGCTCAGGATCGAGCAGTGGGGGCGCGACTCGGTGCGGGTGCGCGCCGCGCAGCATGCGATTCCCGCCGCCGACGTCGGTGCGCTGGAGGAGCGTCCCACCGGGCTGCCCGCCGCCGCCGTGAGCGAGACGGATGACGGCCGGCTGCGCCTTGTTGCCGGAGGCCTCACGGTCGAGGCCCGGATCGACGCGGGCGACGGCAAGCCGACCGTCATGCTCAGCTTCCTGCGCACGGCGGACGGTTCGGAGCTGCTTGCCGAGCAGCGCGAGCACTTCTGGTGGCCGGGAGCTCGTGTCTTCTACGGGCAGCGCTCGGGCCTGTTCGAGATCCACCAGCAGTTCAAGGCGTATGAGGGAGAGCGCATCTACGGCCTCGGTCAGCACCAGCACGGCCGGCTCGACCACAAGGGACTTGTCATCGACCTCGTCCAACGCAACACCGAGGTCAGCATCCCCTTCTACCTGTCCAACCGCGGCTATGGATTCCTGTGGAACAACCCCGCCGTCGGTCGGGTCGAGCTCGCTGACGGCTCGACCCGGTGGGTGGCCGACGCGGCTCCTGCGCTCGACTACTGGCTCACTGCGGGGGCCACGCCCTCCGACATCATGTCGAATTACGCCGACGCCGTCGGTCACGCGCCGCAGCTGCCCGAGTGGGCCTCCGGCTTCTGGCAGTGCAAGCTGCGCTACCTGGGGCAGGAGGAGATTCTCGATGTCGCCCGTGAGTACAAGCGCCTCGGGCTGCCGCTGTCCGTCATCGTCACAGACTTCTTCCACTGGACCGCGATGGGCGACTTCGCCTTCGACCCGCAGGAGTACCCCGACCCGGCGGCGATGATGGCGGAGCTCGACGAGCTCGGGGTGCGCCTCATGGTGTCCATCTGGCCGACGATCTCCCCGTTGTCGAGCAACTACGACGAGATGGCGAGCAAAGGCCTGCTCGTTGGCACCGACCAGGGCATCGAGTTCCACCAGAGTATCCACGACAAGAAGATGCCGAGAGACCTTCCGGTTGCCTTCTACGACCCCACCAACCCGCGTGCGAGGGAATACGTGTGGCAGGCGGTGAAGAAGAACTACTACGACCTCGGTGTCACGGTCTGGTGGCTCGACGCGTGCGAGCCCGAGCTCAACCCCGGGCACCCGAAGAACCTCTCCTTCTACTCCGGTCCCGGCTCCGCCGTAGCGAACACCTATCCGCGAGACAACGCCAAGGCCTTCTACGATGGGATGACTGCCGCGGGCGAGCCCCCCACGGTGCTCCTGTGCCGCTCCGCATGGGCCGGTCAGGCCAAGTACGGGGCGGCCGTCTGGTCCGGCGACATCCCCCCGACCTGGGAGTCGCTCGCTCGGCAGATCCGGGCGGGCCTGAGCATCGGCATGTCCGGGATCCCCTGGTGGACTACGGACATCGGCGGGTTCCATGGGGGCGACCCGTCTGATGAGGCCTACCGAGAGTTGTACGCGCGATGGTTCGCCTTCGGCGCGTACTGTCCGCTCTTCCGTCTCCACGGGCACCGGGACCCTCGCGGTGAGCTCGGCTCGCCGATGAGCGGGGGTCCGAACGAGGTCTGGAGCTACGGTGAGCGCTGCCTCGAGATCTCTCGCGAGCACATGGACCTGCGTGAGCGCCTGCGACCCTACATCAGCCGCGTGATGCATGAGGCGGCCGAGCTCGGCACCCCCGCCATGCGTGCGCTCTTCCTGGAGTTCCCCGAGGACGAGCGCGCCTGGGAGGTCGAGGACGAGTTCTTGCTGGGACCGGACCTCCTGGTGGTCCCGGTGACCGCGCCCGGGGTGATGTACCAGGACGCCTACCTGCCGGCAGGGGCGCGCTGGGTGGAGATCCACACGGGCGAGACCTATGACGGCGGGCAGACGGTCACCGTTCCTGCTCCCTACGAGTACATTCCGGCCTTCCGCAGGGAGGGTGCCGAGATCGGCGTCTGA
- a CDS encoding carbohydrate ABC transporter permease, which produces MRSTRARTTVHTLVGLLFLALMLFPVYWMINASFQPGVATVDLDWFPVHPSLEGYRNAFSSQGPNLLTSLVVAIGAVLVSLSIATPAAYALSLYRVRGAGAVMFVLLLSQMIPGIVIANALYGAYNDLGILNTTVGLILADSALGIPFSILIIQAFMRALPMSLLEAARVDGAGRIRTFFSIVLPLSRNSVITAALFSFLFAWSDFLFALTLSSSSDARPVTLGIYLFIGGYVADWGSVMATATMASLPAAVLLVIAQKYIAAGATGGAVKA; this is translated from the coding sequence ATGAGAAGCACTCGTGCGCGCACCACGGTCCACACGCTTGTGGGTCTGCTTTTTCTCGCTCTCATGCTGTTCCCGGTCTACTGGATGATCAACGCCTCCTTCCAGCCGGGAGTGGCCACCGTTGACCTCGACTGGTTCCCGGTGCACCCGAGCCTCGAGGGCTACCGCAACGCCTTCTCGAGTCAGGGCCCCAACCTCCTGACCAGCCTGGTCGTGGCGATCGGGGCGGTCCTGGTCAGCCTCTCCATCGCCACCCCGGCGGCCTACGCGCTGTCGCTCTACCGTGTGAGAGGCGCGGGTGCGGTGATGTTCGTGCTCCTCCTGAGCCAGATGATCCCCGGGATCGTCATCGCGAACGCGCTCTACGGCGCCTACAACGACCTGGGGATCCTCAATACGACCGTAGGCCTCATTCTCGCCGACTCCGCCCTGGGCATCCCGTTCTCGATCCTCATCATCCAGGCCTTCATGCGGGCGCTCCCCATGTCATTGCTTGAGGCTGCGAGGGTTGACGGAGCCGGACGGATCCGGACCTTCTTCTCGATCGTGCTGCCGCTCAGCCGCAACTCGGTCATCACTGCGGCGCTGTTCAGCTTCCTCTTCGCCTGGAGCGACTTCCTGTTCGCACTGACCCTCAGCTCGAGCTCCGACGCCAGACCGGTCACCCTGGGCATCTACCTCTTCATCGGTGGCTACGTCGCGGACTGGGGCTCGGTCATGGCGACGGCGACCATGGCCTCGCTCCCAGCGGCGGTGCTGCTGGTCATCGCCCAGAAGTACATCGCTGCAGGTGCGACCGGCGGAGCGGTCAAGGCCTGA